The following coding sequences are from one Acidimicrobiales bacterium window:
- a CDS encoding SCO6880 family protein: MAADDGWRRIRIDDAWHTTYWVASWPRSGRHPAWLEPILSWDGCVDEATAVRRELTVVLEPVAPSVSRRRVDREAIKLESDAAVREEKGRRVDAHHRRAQQAVAEREQELVAGHAELAYAGLLRVTASSVDALERGCDAVEQLAREHGVDLRPLYGRQDLAYTASLPLGLGLGRMVTG, from the coding sequence ATGGCCGCCGACGACGGCTGGCGGCGGATCCGCATCGACGACGCCTGGCACACCACCTACTGGGTCGCCTCGTGGCCACGGTCAGGGCGACACCCGGCCTGGCTCGAGCCGATCCTCTCCTGGGACGGCTGCGTGGACGAGGCGACTGCGGTGCGCCGCGAGCTGACGGTCGTCCTCGAACCGGTCGCGCCGTCGGTCAGCCGGCGGCGCGTCGACCGCGAGGCGATCAAGCTGGAGTCGGACGCCGCCGTCCGTGAAGAGAAGGGCCGCCGCGTCGACGCCCATCACCGTCGCGCCCAGCAGGCGGTCGCCGAGCGCGAGCAGGAGCTCGTCGCGGGCCACGCCGAGCTTGCCTACGCCGGTCTGCTCCGGGTGACCGCGAGCTCGGTCGACGCCCTCGAGCGTGGGTGTGACGCGGTCGAGCAACTCGCACGCGAGCACGGCGTCGACCTGCGGCCGCTCTACGGGCGACAGGACCTCGCGTACACGGCCAGCCTCCCCCTCGGCCTGGGACTCGGCCGGATGGTGACCGGGTGA